The genomic window TGGGCCGAAGGGGGCCGATCCGTCGCGCTGGTGGAAGACCCCGAAGGAAAGGGCTATGTGGTCTCCGGCGGCGTCCTGATCGGCGACCGCGGGGGCCGGATCATCGGAATCCGCCCCGACCGCGTGGACGTGGAGGAGCGGTTCGTAGACCTGTTCGGTGAGGAGAACGTCAAGGTGATGACCATGACGCTGCGGAAGCCAGAAGGCGAGGTGAACCCATGAGGCGGTGGGCGAGGATTCCTTCCCCCCGAGGGGCGACGATGGGACGGCGAACAGTGCGAGTGGTCCCCCGAACAGCCTCCGCGAAGCTCGCGACCCTGGTGGTCCCGATGGTCCTGGCGCTCCTGGCCGGCGGCTGCGCGTCGTGGCAGCAGTCTGCGGGGGTGCCGCCGGCCCAGGCCCCGACGGCGGCGGCGCCTGCTCCCCAGCGCACGGTGATCCACGACGTGCAGGTTTCCGCCGCGGGGGAGGAGACGCGCATCCACCTCGCGTCCAGCGGGCCGCTGCGGCACCAACTGGCGGCCGGGGGAGATCCCCGGACCGTGGAGCTCGACCTCTTCGACGTGATCTTCGAGGGTCTCCCGCCCCAGTCCCTGGTGCAGGACGGCACCGTGGACACCGTGACCTTCCGGGCGCTTCCCGGGGGCGCCGGCCGGGTGGTCGTGCGCCTGGCGAGGGCGGGCGATGCCCGGGTGGAGCCGGGGGAGGGCGGGCTCGATCTCGTGGTGCGTCTGCGCCCGGCGGCTGCCGCGGCTGTCCCTGCCCCCCGGGCCCCGGCGGTGCCGGCCCGCGGGCCCCTCGCCCGGCTCCTGCCCGGCGGTTCGGGCGTGACCTTCGAGTTGGGTGAGGAAGCGGACAACCTGAGCGCCTTCCCCCTCTCCGACGGCATGCGGCTCGTGGTCGACGCCGAGGGCGTCGTTCTGCCCGAGGCACAGGTCACCGAAGAGCTCCCGCACGGTCCCGTGGCCCGGGTCCGCATCGGCCGTCGCCAGGAGGGCGGCATCCGGGCGGTGCTCGAGGCGCGCCAGCCGGGCGCCTTCGACGGACATCGGCTCGAGCGCACCCCCGGCGGCTTTGCGGTGCTCTGGTCTTCTGCCGCCGCGGCCGCGCCGGCGGCGCCCCCAGCGGCAGCTCCCACCGTCACCGTGACCCAGGCCCAGGCCCAGTTCCCTACCGCCGACGCATCGCTGCCCGGGGGAGGCCGGGTGGTGGACCTGGGTTTCCGGCAGGAACCCGCCCAGAGCTTCGTCGAGGTCGGCCTCTCCGCTGCCGCACCCTACGAAGTGACCGAGGCCACCGGCGAGCGGGTCGTGCTGGACCTTCGCAAGACCGCTTTGCCCGAGAAGTTCCGCCGTGCGCTCGACACCTCTGCCTTCCCGGGTCCGGTGAACCTCATCGCGGCCTACGAGCGGGGGGCCGACCTGCGGATCGTGGTCGACCTGCGCCGGCCGGCGCCCTACCGGCTCCTGCGCGAGGGCGACCGCCTGACCCTGGCCTTCGAGGGTGGGAGCGGGGATGTGCGTCCGACCCAGGTGAGCCAGGTTCGGGACGGCGGCCGCGAGATCGTGGTGATCGAGGGCCGGCCCGAGGGGGCGGTCCAGGCTCCGGGTGTCACCCCTTCGCCAGGTGCCCCGGCGGCAACAGCGGCAGGGGGCGCCCCCCGGTTCTCCGGGCGCCGCCTCTCCATGGACTTCGTGGACGCCGACATCCGCAACGTACTGCGCATCATCGGCGACGTGAGCGGTCTCAACGTGGTGGCCGGCGACGGGGTGACCGGGAAGGTGACGGTGCGCCTGGTGGACGTGCCCTGGGACCAGGCCCTGGAAGTCATCCTCAAGACCCGGGGTCTGGACCAGGTACGGGAAGACAACGTCATCCGCATCGCGCCGGCCGAGCGGCTGGCCCAGGAGAAGGCCCGCGCCCTCGAGGCGGAGAAGGCGGCCGAGGAGAAGGCGCCGCTGGTCACCGACATCATCCCGGTGAACTACGCCATGGCCAAGGAGCTCTCGGACAAGGTGAAGGCGGTCCTGACCGAGCGGGGCACCGTGTCGGTGGACGAGCGCACCAACGCGCTCCTCATCAAGGACGTGGCCGAGAGCCTGGGGGAGGCGAGGACTCTGGTGGCGCGCCTCGACACCCAGACCCCCCAGGTGATGATCGAGGCCCGCATCGTGGAGGTCTCCTCCACGTTTGCCCGGGACCTGGGCATCCAGTGGGGCGGCCGGTTCACTGCCGATACGGCACGGGGCAACGCCACCGGGTGGGCCTTCCCCCACTCGGTGGGGGTCCAGGGGGCCACCGGCACCCAGAACTTCGCCGTCAACTTCCCTGCCCCCGTGGCGGCGGGAACCCCGGGCGGGGCGCTGGCCATGACCCTCGGCCACATCAACGACGTGCTCACCCTCGACCTGCGCCTCTCGGCCATCGAGAGCTCGGGCAAGGGGCGGGTGCTCTCCTCGCCCCGGGTCACCACGCTGGACAACAAGACGGCCGAGATCAGCCAGGGTATCGAAATCCCCTTCACCACGGCCACGGACACCCAGATCGAGACCCAGAGCATCGACTACAAGCTCAAGCTCAACGTGACGCCCCACGTGACCGCGGACCGGTCGATCATCATGAAGATCGACATGACCAAGGACGCGCCCTCCACCACCTTCGTAGCCGTGGACTCGGCCACTCCGGCCAAGGAGACCCGGGCGGCCACCACCGAGGTGCTGGTGAGGGATGGGGAGACCACGGTCATCGGCGGCATCATCACCGACACCCGGAGCGACATCGAGACCTCGGTGCCCTTCCTCGGGAAGATCCCCTACCTGGGGGCCCTGTTCCGGCAGAAGTCGAACCGGGTGGACAAGACGGAGCTGATCATCTTCATCACGCCCAAGATCGTCAACGTCCAGGCCGTCGCCCGGAACCCCTGATGGCCCTCTCGTACCGCACGGCGGGGGAGTCCCACGGCCCGCTGCTGGCGGCCGTGGTGGAGGGGCTGCCCGCCGGCGTGCCGGTGGAGCCCTCGGCCATCGACCGGGACCTCGTGCGGCGGCAGCAGGGATACGGCCGGGGGGGGCGGATGGCGATCGAGGCGGACCGGGCAGAGATCCTGGCCGGCGTGCGCTGGGGCAGGACCACGGGCGCCCCCGTGCTGCTCACGGTTCGAAACCGGGACTGGGAGAACTGGGGTGCGGCCCTGAGCCCGCTCGCCGAGCACCGGGGCGCCATCCCGCCTACGACCGAGGCGCGGCCCGGGCACGCAGACCTGGCGGGATGCCTTCAGCGGGATCTCTCCGACGCCCGGGACGTGCTCGAGCGCGCCAGCGCCCGGGAGACGGCGGCCCGGGTGGCCGCAGGGGCCCTGGCCAAAGCCCTTCTCCACGAGGTGGGCATCGAGGTGGGCTCGTTCGTCACCTCGGTGGGGCCGGTTTCGTGCCCCTGGGAAGGAGACCTTCCCTTCCTCCACGCCCGGGCCGAGGCGGCCAGCCTGCGCATGCCCGACCCGGACGCCAACGCCCGGGCCGAGGCCCGGGTGGACGAGGCGCGGGAAGGGGGCGACACCCTGGGGGGGACCTTCGTGTGCTTCGCCACCGGCGTTCCGGTCGGCCTCGGCACCCACGCCGTGTGGGCCGACCGGCTCGACGGACGCCTGGGGCAGGCGCTCCTCTCCATTCCGGCCATCAAGGGCGTGGAGGTGGGCCTGGGCTTCGAGGCGGCCCGGCTGCCCGGCTCCCAGGTGCACGACGAGGTCCTGCCCGGCGGGCCGGGAGACGGGCGGCGGGGAGGCGTGCGCCGCAGCACCAACCGGGCGGGGGGCCTGGAGGGAGGCATCACCAACGGACAAGAGCTCTGGGTGCGGGCAGCCATGAAGCCCATCCCGACCCTCATGCGGCCCCTGCGCACGGTGGACCTCGCCACCGGCCGGCCCGTGCTCGCCTCGAAGGAGCGAAGCGACGTGTGCGCCGTGCCCGCCGCCAGCGTGGTGGGAGAGGCGGCCCTGGCCTTAGAGGTGGCCCGGGCCCTCCTGGAAAAGTTCGGCGGCGACTGCCTGGCGGACCTCGTCCAGGGACTCGACGCCTACCTCGAACGGATCAACCGCCGTTGGACGACGTCGTGATCCTCACGGGTTTCATGGGCACGGGCAAGTCCGCCACGGGTCGGCTCCTGGCCCGGGAGCTCGGGTGGGACTTCCTGGATCTGGACGAGGAAGTGGAGCGGGCCGCGGGCAAGAGCGTCGCCCGGGTCTTCGCCGAGGAGGGGGAGGCGCGGTTCCGGGAGCGGGAGGCCCAAGCCCTCTGCCGGGCCCTCACCCGGACCCGGCTCGTGATCGCCACCGGCGGGGGCGTGCTGGGGCGCGAGGAGAACCGCCGCAGCCTCGCCGGGCGGATCGTGGTGAACCTGGATGCTTCGGCCGAGGAGTGCCTGCGCCGGGTGCGCAGGAGCCCCGTGGAGCGGCCCCTCCTGTCGGGTCCCGACCCGGAGGCCGCGGCCCGGCGCCTGTGGGAAGAGCGCCGCCCCCTCTACGCCGCCGTTCCGCGCCGGGTCGACACGACCGGCAAGACCCCCGGCGAGGTGGCCCGCGAGATCCGGGAGCGGTTCCTGGGGGAAGGGGCGGCGTGAGATCCGTGCGGGTGGCCCTGGGGGAGCGGGCCTATGAGGTGGCGATCGGAACAGGGCTTCTGCTCCATCCCGAAGGGGCCGGGGCCGCGGCGCAGGGGTTGCGGGGGCGGGGGGTGTTTGTGGTCTCGGACCGCACCGTGTGGCCGCTGCACGGGGCGGCCCTGGAGAGTGGGTTGGGGGCGCTGGGGGTGTGGGTGCTCGGGCGGGCGCTCCTGGAGCCGGGCGAGGCCCACAAGGACCTGGCGAGTCTCTCGGGCCTCTGGGATGCCTTGGTGGAAGCCCGGGTCGAGCGCGGCGACGCCTTGGTGGCCCTGGGGGGGGGAGTGGTGGGGGACGTGGCGGGGTTTGCCGCCGCCACCTACCGGCGCGGGGTCGACGTCTTCCAGGTGCCCACCACGCTGCTCGCCATGGTGGATTCGAGCGTGGGGGGCAAGACCGGCATCGACCACCCCCGGGGGAAGAACCTCCTGGGGGCGTTCCACCAGCCCCGGGGGGTGCTGGCGGATCTGGCGACCCTGGCAACGCTGCCCCGCCGCGAGGTGCTCTCCGGGCTGGCGGAGGTCCTCAAGGCCGCCCTTCTGGTGGATCGGGAGCTCTTCGGCCAACTGGAGGCCCGGGGGCCGAAGCTCTTGGAGGACCCGGAGGCCCTGGAGGACGTGGTGGCACGCGCCGTGGCCATCAAGGCGCGGATCGTGGAGGCCGACGAGGGGGAGACCGGTACCCGGGCGCTCCTGAACCTGGGGCACACGCTCGGCCACGCCGTGGAGACCGCCGCGGGGTATGGCGCCTATACCCACGGCGAGGCGGTGGCCCTGGGACTCGCGTTTGCCGCCCGGCTCTCCCGGGAGACGGGCCGCCTGGCCGACCCGGACGCGGAGCGGGTGCTCCGGGTGCTGAAAAACTGGGGCTATGCCCTAACGACGCCGGCCGCACTCGCCGAAAAGGTCATGCAGGCCCTTCGGTTCGACAAGAAGAGCGCGGGCGGCGAACCCCTGTGGGTGCTTCTCCGGGGCATCGGAGAAGCCGAGTGGGGCGTCCGGGTGCCCCCCGAGATCCTCGAGCGCCTCCTCCGGGAGGACCAGGTGGACCCATGAACGCGAAAACGACCCGATCGATCCTGCGCCGCATCCCCCTTCTCCTGGCCGCCGCGGCCCTGTGGTGCCTGCCCGGGTGCGGCGTGGACGAGAGCTCCCCGTCTCCCGCGCTCCAGGGTGAGCCGGTGCAAGGTCTGCCCCGCCCTGCCTTCGTGAACCCTGCCGATTCTCAGGTCACCCGCCTGGAGCTCGCGGCCAGCGGGGAGTTCGACGAGGCCTCGGGGGAGGCGCAGATCTTCGCCGTAGTTCGAGACCAGGACGGCAACTCGCTCCTGGATTTCGATTTCAACGTCTACAATTTTACGGTCACGCTGAACCCGGGCAGCGCACCCCTCACGCTGGATCCGGCCGTCACCCAACTGGGGCGCGACACGGTGGGAGACATTGTCGTGGCCCTGGTCATCGACTCCAGCGGATCCATGGACGCCGTCACCGAGACCGGCCAGACCCGCATGCAGGTGGCCAAGGACGCGGCCAAGCTCTTCGTGGGCCTGATGCAGCCGGGGGACCGCACCGCAGTCGTGGACTTCAGCAGCGACGCCCGCACCGTACAGGCGCTCACCGACGACCAGACCCTCCTCAACACCGCGATCGACCAGTTCGCCGCCACAGGGGCCACCAACATCGGGGCGGCCGTAGGGGAGGCCGTGCGCGCGGTGGGGAACCGCCCCGGACGGCGGGCCGCCGTCCTCCTCACCGACGGCGACGACACCGTGGATACGGTCGTCGGCGGCCCCGACGTGTGGCTCAACAACTCCGCGAGCTCCCGCTTCCAAGCCTTACAGCTCGCGCAGAAGGCCGGGTTGCGCGTGTACACCGTGGGCCTCGGCGACGGCCTCTCGGAGCAAGGGCTGGCAGACTTGCGCGCCTTTGCCGACGAGACCGGGGGGGAGTTCTTCCCCGCGCCTACCGCTGCGAGCCTCAACACGGCCTTCAGGGAGACGATTCCCGGAGAGCTGGCCCAGCTGCCTCCCCAGGAGACGTTCGTCCTGAGCTTCCAGAGCCCTATCGGCTCCAGGCCCGGCAAGAGCGTCGACGTGCCCTTCCGCCTCGCCATTCTGTATGCCAACGCCAACGGTACCCTCGGTGACAAGACCTCCGGAGCCTATCGGGTTCCCTAGCCCCAGGAGCGATGGAGCCATGCGTAGAACGCGGATCGCCCTTTGTCTCGCCGGTCTCCTGCCCTTCCTCTTCGCCTGCGGGGAGGATGACTTCCAGGCCGGCAACCGCCTCATCGTCGAGAGCATCACCGACGAGGGGGGGGCCAGTACCCCCATCTACAATGCCTTCGAGAAGACCGACGACTCGGGCACCGACGGCGACCTCGCCGTGGTGGACCCTGACGGGAGCCAGGGGGATGGCTTCCCGGACGTGGGCGAGAATGTGCTCGAGCTCATCAGCGACGACCGGGCGATCATCACACTGCGCAACGAGGCGAGGCTCGGGGTGGACCCCGGGGTGGACCTCCACCTGATTCGCATCGACTTCACCTACCGGGATGCCAACGGGGCCACGCGCGACTTTGCGCCGAAGCGCTCGGTGACCGTGAGCGGCACGATCCCGACCGACAGCACGGGGGAACTCACGGCGGTTCTCATCCCCGTGGAAATGAAGCTCAACGGACTGCGGGGCATCTTCCTCTTCGGCACGCCCGAGGAGGTCGCGGCCGTGCGCCAGTGGACGGTGATCGTGGACGTCTTTGCGCGCGACATCCGAAACGACGACCTCGTCCACGCCCAGGCCCGGGTGGGCGTGCGGTTCATCAACCCCCTGGTCGAGCAGGTTTCCGAGTAGCAGGCACCCCGCAGCCGGCACCGTGCTCCGGTTGCCCCGCGCCCGGGGCCGCCGAGTTCGCCGAGGAGAAGAGGCAATGCGACACGAGCATCCCACGCGCTGGAGTCGGCTCCTCACGAGCCTGGCCCTCGTCCTGGCCTTGGGGGGGATCTCCGGTCTGACCGGCTGCGGCTCGGAAGACTCGGTCTCCCTCCCGGGGATCACCCAGCCGCCCCCGGACGACGGCGGGGGAACCCAGCCCCCCCCGGCCGGTCAGCCCCAGGTGGCCCTGGCGAGTCCCAATCCCACCGCGATCACTGCGGGAGCCGCCGGGTCCGTAATTGCGGCCACCGTGCGCGACGCCGACGGTGCCCCGGTGGCGGGGCAGAGCGTCGCGTTCACCGCGAGCCCCTCGACCGTAGGCCAGCTCAGCGCCGCCACGGCCGTGACCAACGCTTCCGGAGTCGCCCAGGTGACCGTGACGGGCCTGCGGGCCGGCACGCTGAGCGTGACGGCGCGGGCGTTGGGGGTCACGTCCGCCCCGGTCGCCGTCACGGTGCTGGCGCCCCTGGTCACTGTGGCCCTCTCCCCGGCCGACGGGCGCATCTCGGCGAGCCGGCCCGACGGCGCCGGCGCTACGGTCACCTTTACCGTCACCGACCAGGACGGCACCCCCCTTGCGGGGCAGACCGTGAGCTTCGCCACGACGCTAGGTGTCCTGGATGCCGCCGGCCGGAACACGGACGCCGATGGCAAGGCTTCCGTCAAGGTGACCAGCGAAGCGGCGGGCCAGGCCGGCGTGACCGCGAGCGTTCTCGGGGTGTCCACTGCCGCCGCGGTAGTGACGGTCCTTCCCTCGGCCCTCCAGGTTCCCGTGACCGTGACGACCAGCGCCAACAAGATCCCCACCAACGGCACCGCCACCATCACGATCCGAGCGACCGACGAGTTCGGGAACCCGGTCAACGAGGCCTTCGACGTGGCTGCTGTGCTGCTCGGGACCACTGCTTCGACCGGGAACCTCTCCCCCGCTTCGGTCCAGCTGGCCAACGGCCAGGGTACGGCCATCTTCACCCCCACCGAGCAGGGTGTCGCCCGCATCCGGGTGAGCCGGCAGGGGGCGCAGGTGGGCGCAGTGGACGTGTCGGTCGAGCTTGTGCTGGCGGGGGAGCCTGCCCGCATCGAGTTCACCGTGGACCCGGCAGAGATCGCGGTGCAGGGGGGCGGCGGCACCCAAAGCTCGGCCATCCAGATCCGCGTGCTCGACGTGCTGGGCAACCCGATCCAGGACGGCTTGGCGCCCAACAACCTCCAGGTCGAAATCCTCCAGGGACCAAACGGCGGGGAGAGCCTTGACGGCCTGGCCCGCCTTCGCCAGGTGCGCACCCTGAGCACCTCGGGGGGGCAGGCCCGGGTGGAGCTCCAGAGCGGCGTCCGACCCGGCACGGTGCTCGTCGAAGTCCGGGTCACCAAGGATTCCCTGGGTCGCGACCTCACGGTCCCCCTCCAGGCCACGGTTCCCCAAATCACGATTCGCTCCGGTCCTCCGGCGAGTCTCTTTCTGACGCCGTCCAACGCCATCCAGAGCCCGGGGCTTCGCGGGAACGGGTCGATTACACACGACTATCTGGCCTTCGTTTCCGATCTCTGGGGCAACGCCGTGCCCGAAGGGACGATCGTCTTCTTCAGCCAGTTCCTGAACATCAAGAGGGAGTGCCGCAATCGGCAGGTCTTCGACCCGCTCAACCCCGCGGCCGTCAACGGATTCATCGCGGAGACCTGCGTGGGCGCGGCAGCCGGCAGCATCGCACCGAGCACAAACCCGCTCGACCCGAGAGCCACCTTCGTCAGCGGTAGCGTCCCGTTCGACGGGGTGCTGGCGGGGGACACTCTGGTCGTCATCACCGAGGACAACCCCAACGGCTATGGGGGATATCGGGTCAGTCAGGTACTGGACGCCTTTACTCTGCGCCTCGACGGCGACGTGGCCGTGGGTGCCTCCGGCCTGGAATGGGCCGTCGGGAACAACGCCAACTTGGGCGGAGGGGTGTTTACCACCGAGGGAGAGGCTGCCACCGTCGGCGGGGTCGCCCGCTGGTCCAACACCTACGCCGGGGAGCTCGTGAACAGCCCCGCCTACATCTTCGCCGAGGCCGAGGGAGGCGCCCAGGGCCACGGACGGTTCTTCCGCCTCGCCTGGCGGGCGGACACCACCATCGAGCAGCTGGCGGGCCCCCAGGACGGCGACCGGGTCGGCGCCACCGCGACCCAATTCTTCGCGTTCTTCTTCGAGGACTCCTCGCCTCCAACCCCCTACGCGATCCCAGGGCTGCGGACGAGTGTTGCCGCTACCGACGGAGACTTGGAGGTAGTAGCCGGATCCATAGCATTCGAGGATCCGACCACGGGCACCCTGACCCTGGAGACCTCTCCCCGCGTCATCTCGACGGGGGACCCGGGCGGTGTCATCGCGTTCCAGTGGAGCCCTCCGGACCCCGTCGCGGTGGGACAGGAGTTCACGCTGGTCGTGGCTGGAGGCGGGGCGATCCGGAGAATCAAGCTGACCATCCAGTGATGCACTCAGAGGCGGCGGCCCAGCGCCTGAGAGACCTGCGCGAGAGCGGCGATTCCGCCCTCGCCCCCCTCTGGATCGAGGCCCTGCCCCCCGAGGAGGCGCTGCCGGAGCTCTTCGGGCGCACCGAGCCGCTCTGCCGGCTCCAGCGGGCGCGGCTGTTGCTTCGGGCGGGGGGAGCGGGGAAGGCGCGGGACATCCTGGAAAGCGTCGAGGCGCTCCCCCCGGGGCTCGAGGCGATCCGGGCCGAGCTTCTGGCCGAGGCGACATCGGCGCCTGCGGAGGTCGAGGAAGGCAGGGGGAGCGAATCCCTGGCTTCCCGTACCCTGGCGGAGCTCCACGCCCTGCAGGGGGATCGGGAGACCGCGGCCGCCCTCTACCGGGAGCTCCTGGCCCGGGAACCGGGTGACGAGGAGCTACGGGAGCGCCTGCGGGAGCTCACCGGCGCGCGGCGCGCCCGCCCGGAAGCGGCGCTGGAGGAGTGGCTGGAGCGGGTTCGGCAGTGGAGGAGCGTGCGCGGTGTCTGACTTTCCGTCCCAGATGGAGGCCCTGGCCCGAGACGCGGGGGCCCGCGCCGCCGTGGTGCTGGAGCGGTCGGGCATCGACGTGGCGTCTTGGGGCGACGCGGACTCGGAGACCGCGGCCGCGGAGTTCGGAGAGCTGTGGCGGCAGCTCCGCACCGCTGGTGCCGTGCGGGCGCCGGGGGAGCTGCGCTCCCTGGAGATCGTCGGGTCGGAGGGAGCCTGGGTGGCGGTTCCCGTGGGGGAGGATTACGTGGTGGCCCTCCTAACGGGGCCGGGGACTGCGCCGGGGCGCGCCCGGTTCTTCGCTGCGCAGTGGGCGGCCGCCCACCGGGGGGAGTTCGCGTGAGAGTCCTGGTACTGCACGGCCCCAACCTGAACCTCCTGGGCGCGCGGGAGCCGGGGGTCTACGGGGCCCTGGGCCTGGCGGACATCGAAGAGCGCCTGCGGGGAGTGGGCAAGGAGCTTGGCGCGGAGCTCGAATTCTTCCAGTCGAACGCGGAAGGGGCTCTGGTGGATGCGATCCAGGGCGC from Thermodesulfobacteriota bacterium includes these protein-coding regions:
- a CDS encoding pilus assembly protein PilP, whose amino-acid sequence is MTEPEPAFSYQPAGLRDPFEPFIRLDEPKTKAKPQVFVPRTPLQRYALEEIRLVGVMWAEGGRSVALVEDPEGKGYVVSGGVLIGDRGGRIIGIRPDRVDVEERFVDLFGEENVKVMTMTLRKPEGEVNP
- the pilQ gene encoding type IV pilus secretin PilQ, giving the protein MVPRTASAKLATLVVPMVLALLAGGCASWQQSAGVPPAQAPTAAAPAPQRTVIHDVQVSAAGEETRIHLASSGPLRHQLAAGGDPRTVELDLFDVIFEGLPPQSLVQDGTVDTVTFRALPGGAGRVVVRLARAGDARVEPGEGGLDLVVRLRPAAAAAVPAPRAPAVPARGPLARLLPGGSGVTFELGEEADNLSAFPLSDGMRLVVDAEGVVLPEAQVTEELPHGPVARVRIGRRQEGGIRAVLEARQPGAFDGHRLERTPGGFAVLWSSAAAAAPAAPPAAAPTVTVTQAQAQFPTADASLPGGGRVVDLGFRQEPAQSFVEVGLSAAAPYEVTEATGERVVLDLRKTALPEKFRRALDTSAFPGPVNLIAAYERGADLRIVVDLRRPAPYRLLREGDRLTLAFEGGSGDVRPTQVSQVRDGGREIVVIEGRPEGAVQAPGVTPSPGAPAATAAGGAPRFSGRRLSMDFVDADIRNVLRIIGDVSGLNVVAGDGVTGKVTVRLVDVPWDQALEVILKTRGLDQVREDNVIRIAPAERLAQEKARALEAEKAAEEKAPLVTDIIPVNYAMAKELSDKVKAVLTERGTVSVDERTNALLIKDVAESLGEARTLVARLDTQTPQVMIEARIVEVSSTFARDLGIQWGGRFTADTARGNATGWAFPHSVGVQGATGTQNFAVNFPAPVAAGTPGGALAMTLGHINDVLTLDLRLSAIESSGKGRVLSSPRVTTLDNKTAEISQGIEIPFTTATDTQIETQSIDYKLKLNVTPHVTADRSIIMKIDMTKDAPSTTFVAVDSATPAKETRAATTEVLVRDGETTVIGGIITDTRSDIETSVPFLGKIPYLGALFRQKSNRVDKTELIIFITPKIVNVQAVARNP
- the aroC gene encoding chorismate synthase, whose amino-acid sequence is MALSYRTAGESHGPLLAAVVEGLPAGVPVEPSAIDRDLVRRQQGYGRGGRMAIEADRAEILAGVRWGRTTGAPVLLTVRNRDWENWGAALSPLAEHRGAIPPTTEARPGHADLAGCLQRDLSDARDVLERASARETAARVAAGALAKALLHEVGIEVGSFVTSVGPVSCPWEGDLPFLHARAEAASLRMPDPDANARAEARVDEAREGGDTLGGTFVCFATGVPVGLGTHAVWADRLDGRLGQALLSIPAIKGVEVGLGFEAARLPGSQVHDEVLPGGPGDGRRGGVRRSTNRAGGLEGGITNGQELWVRAAMKPIPTLMRPLRTVDLATGRPVLASKERSDVCAVPAASVVGEAALALEVARALLEKFGGDCLADLVQGLDAYLERINRRWTTS
- a CDS encoding shikimate kinase, with translation MDDVVILTGFMGTGKSATGRLLARELGWDFLDLDEEVERAAGKSVARVFAEEGEARFREREAQALCRALTRTRLVIATGGGVLGREENRRSLAGRIVVNLDASAEECLRRVRRSPVERPLLSGPDPEAAARRLWEERRPLYAAVPRRVDTTGKTPGEVAREIRERFLGEGAA
- the aroB gene encoding 3-dehydroquinate synthase, producing MRSVRVALGERAYEVAIGTGLLLHPEGAGAAAQGLRGRGVFVVSDRTVWPLHGAALESGLGALGVWVLGRALLEPGEAHKDLASLSGLWDALVEARVERGDALVALGGGVVGDVAGFAAATYRRGVDVFQVPTTLLAMVDSSVGGKTGIDHPRGKNLLGAFHQPRGVLADLATLATLPRREVLSGLAEVLKAALLVDRELFGQLEARGPKLLEDPEALEDVVARAVAIKARIVEADEGETGTRALLNLGHTLGHAVETAAGYGAYTHGEAVALGLAFAARLSRETGRLADPDAERVLRVLKNWGYALTTPAALAEKVMQALRFDKKSAGGEPLWVLLRGIGEAEWGVRVPPEILERLLREDQVDP
- a CDS encoding vWA domain-containing protein gives rise to the protein MNAKTTRSILRRIPLLLAAAALWCLPGCGVDESSPSPALQGEPVQGLPRPAFVNPADSQVTRLELAASGEFDEASGEAQIFAVVRDQDGNSLLDFDFNVYNFTVTLNPGSAPLTLDPAVTQLGRDTVGDIVVALVIDSSGSMDAVTETGQTRMQVAKDAAKLFVGLMQPGDRTAVVDFSSDARTVQALTDDQTLLNTAIDQFAATGATNIGAAVGEAVRAVGNRPGRRAAVLLTDGDDTVDTVVGGPDVWLNNSASSRFQALQLAQKAGLRVYTVGLGDGLSEQGLADLRAFADETGGEFFPAPTAASLNTAFRETIPGELAQLPPQETFVLSFQSPIGSRPGKSVDVPFRLAILYANANGTLGDKTSGAYRVP
- a CDS encoding Ig-like domain-containing protein codes for the protein MRHEHPTRWSRLLTSLALVLALGGISGLTGCGSEDSVSLPGITQPPPDDGGGTQPPPAGQPQVALASPNPTAITAGAAGSVIAATVRDADGAPVAGQSVAFTASPSTVGQLSAATAVTNASGVAQVTVTGLRAGTLSVTARALGVTSAPVAVTVLAPLVTVALSPADGRISASRPDGAGATVTFTVTDQDGTPLAGQTVSFATTLGVLDAAGRNTDADGKASVKVTSEAAGQAGVTASVLGVSTAAAVVTVLPSALQVPVTVTTSANKIPTNGTATITIRATDEFGNPVNEAFDVAAVLLGTTASTGNLSPASVQLANGQGTAIFTPTEQGVARIRVSRQGAQVGAVDVSVELVLAGEPARIEFTVDPAEIAVQGGGGTQSSAIQIRVLDVLGNPIQDGLAPNNLQVEILQGPNGGESLDGLARLRQVRTLSTSGGQARVELQSGVRPGTVLVEVRVTKDSLGRDLTVPLQATVPQITIRSGPPASLFLTPSNAIQSPGLRGNGSITHDYLAFVSDLWGNAVPEGTIVFFSQFLNIKRECRNRQVFDPLNPAAVNGFIAETCVGAAAGSIAPSTNPLDPRATFVSGSVPFDGVLAGDTLVVITEDNPNGYGGYRVSQVLDAFTLRLDGDVAVGASGLEWAVGNNANLGGGVFTTEGEAATVGGVARWSNTYAGELVNSPAYIFAEAEGGAQGHGRFFRLAWRADTTIEQLAGPQDGDRVGATATQFFAFFFEDSSPPTPYAIPGLRTSVAATDGDLEVVAGSIAFEDPTTGTLTLETSPRVISTGDPGGVIAFQWSPPDPVAVGQEFTLVVAGGGAIRRIKLTIQ
- a CDS encoding tetratricopeptide repeat protein; the encoded protein is MHSEAAAQRLRDLRESGDSALAPLWIEALPPEEALPELFGRTEPLCRLQRARLLLRAGGAGKARDILESVEALPPGLEAIRAELLAEATSAPAEVEEGRGSESLASRTLAELHALQGDRETAAALYRELLAREPGDEELRERLRELTGARRARPEAALEEWLERVRQWRSVRGV